CCTCAGCCCTGATGAACTCCTGGTCGAAATTGCTGAAATTGTGGATCATCCATACATGATTGGCAGCCAATTTCACCCAGAGTTTTTGAGCAGGCCTAATCGCCCACATGCTTTATTCATGGGGTTGGTCGAAGCGGCTGTTCAACTTCGCGATAGCCAGGCCTCCTCGGACTCGGAATCTGTCCTCGAAGAAGCTTCCAACTAGTTTTGACTGACAGCTAAAATAAAAGAACCGCCCCACAAAGGGCGGCTCTTTTTTTATTCATCAGGGGATACTTCTATATTCTTATAGCGCTCTGTATCGACTGGCAAGGTAATTGTCAAAATCCGGTTTTTGAGCTTAGCTTTTGCTTCATTAGACAGGACGGGAATATCAATCGTCACTGACCGAGCAAAGATGCCAAAGCGGCGCTCTTGTAGCAAATAAGAGGCATTTGCCGGGACTTCTTCGGGTGTGGTTTCGCCGCTGATCGTCAGTACATTGCCTTCCATGCTGACGTTCAGGCTGCCTTCAACAACTTCGCCATCAATGGGTGCTGTGCGGACAACGACAGTGTCCTGATATTCGTAAACGTCAATCTTGAAGGGATTGGTATTGGTGATGGCCTGCACCTGACTAATACCCTGATTGATGCCTTGCTCAATGACTTTACCCATTGTGTTGCCAATACGGGCAAGCTCTCTCATAGGGTCGAATTTTTGCTCTGACATAGCATTCTTCCTGATGACTTATT
The Phototrophicus methaneseepsis DNA segment above includes these coding regions:
- a CDS encoding Hsp20/alpha crystallin family protein — protein: MSEQKFDPMRELARIGNTMGKVIEQGINQGISQVQAITNTNPFKIDVYEYQDTVVVRTAPIDGEVVEGSLNVSMEGNVLTISGETTPEEVPANASYLLQERRFGIFARSVTIDIPVLSNEAKAKLKNRILTITLPVDTERYKNIEVSPDE